aatcaCGTCAGATcgcacatttattttatttgaccaatttttattttcGAAAGTAAACGGATTTGTTCTTTCTAGACAAAACCTtcgtgcaggttgatcatggtctgcactgtttgctattcagtcagtaaatgttcaacGAACACACCTTTGAATCGTTAGCGGTACTACCAAAACTAAATGACGGAACCAGTCcattaaaaaaaacatagcaGGGCAAAGGTTAATAAATTCTGAATTGTTGAATTACTTTCAGAGATTTCTCGCTTTCTTCTAAATCCGCCGTAGGATGGATACTCGTTATAACCACCAACACAAAGCAGGTCTAGGGTCTCATCAATCCTACTACCACAGAGCCCATGTGGGTGGGGCCCGAAGCTTTTGGTGAAGGGCGTGCATACTCTGTTCCAGTTTGCCGTGACACTATGGAACAATGATATAGTTAGCATTGTAACTATATACCATGTGTCAATATTCATCATCATTGAAAgctgtaataaaaaaaagaactttgTAGGATTTATGGGTTTAAGGTACGTGAACCTAGACCTAAAATATAATCATCTGTCATCGGTTGTAGATGCAGGCTGTTTTCGCGGCAACGATGTTCgtgtaaaattttacaaaagacAGTTGTAAGAAATGGAGTACACGAACATAAGAGAATACGGATTGAGGGACACTCTCGCAATTTGCAGAGTTAAGAAATTCTTCTCCTAAAATTCATGGATAGAATACACTTTGATTGGTAGGGGTTTGCACTCTAAGGGTTCATTCATatcaaaatgtgttcaaattataTTAAATACATACACAAGTGTATCTTTCTGGATCTTCTTGCGTTATTAGCAAAAAGGCTATGTTGACGATAAATAtcatcaacaatattttttataaacattaagAAGAGACGAGGACCGAGGAGGAAGCCCTTGAGGCACACAGGCTCGAATATAGCTCCAGTTGGATTGAGCGCCTGAGATaactatgttttatttcctgtgaGACATACGATGAAAACCAACGCAGTAGACTACCACTTAGTACGTCAATACAATTCAATTTGTGGACAAGACTTGTATACCATCTGCGATCAAATGCTTT
This is a stretch of genomic DNA from Mercenaria mercenaria strain notata chromosome 4, MADL_Memer_1, whole genome shotgun sequence. It encodes these proteins:
- the LOC128556727 gene encoding molluscan insulin-related peptide 3-like, with amino-acid sequence MMMNIDTWYIVTMLTISLFHSVTANWNRVCTPFTKSFGPHPHGLCGSRIDETLDLLCVGGYNEYPSYGGFRRKREISERHLEDLSGILIRRQEANSYLVKRSSFYERGIVCECCYHRCSVFELFSYCRGEPGLLGLFKRSVGEQKQSFRHDHSND